GCGGCGTTGCGTTTCCGGAAAGTCTACACCGTGCGTGCCCGAGTCAGCGTGCGATCTCCCGCGGCTAGCCGCGACCTCCTACCTTCGGTGCTGGGCCGGGCGGCAGTGCTGGCCTGGCTGCTACTGGCCGCGGCGGCGCGGGCGAGCACTCCGGTCACGTTTGCACCGGCGGTCTCGTATACCACCGGCGCCGCCCCCAAGGCGGTGTCGGCGGCGGACTTCAACGGTGACGGCCGCCTCGATCTCGCCACCGCCGACAGCGCTGCCGATAGCGTGTCGATTCTGCCGGGCGTCGGTGCCGGCGCCTTCGCCCCGGTCGCGCTCACGATCACCGTCGGCACCGGCCCAGCCGCGCTGGCCACGGCCGACCTCAACAACGACACCCGGCCAGACCTCGCGGTGGCCAATCAAGGCTCCGGCACCGTGTCGCTGCTGCTCGCCACCGGCTTCGGCTTCGCGGCCCCGATCACGCTGAACCTCAGTTCGCCCAGTGCTGCACCCGGCGCCCTGACCCTGGGGCACTTCGATTCCGACACCAACATCGATCTGGCCGTAGCCGAGTATGGCGGCAATCGCGTCGAGGTCTTCCTCGGCCAAGGCGACGGCACCTTCATCGCCGGCGATCAGCTCATCTTTCAGCCCCGCCCGACGGCAATCGCTACCGGCGACCTCGATGGCGACGCCGATCTCGACCTCGTGCTCACGCGCGGCATCGGTACCGCCGCCATCTTTATCAACGACGCCGGCCACTTTGTCGGCTATGGCGACATTGGTGCCGCTGCCGGCCCGACCGCTATCGCTGCCGCCGATGTCAACGGCGACGGGCGCGCCGACTTGATGGTGGCGGGAAGCGCGGATGACCGGGTCGTCGTGCTCTCCGGCAATGGCGATGGCACCTTCAATCCGCCGGTTCAGTTCGTCGCCGGCGACCACCCGCAAGCGCTCGCCCTCGCCGACTTCGATCGCGATGGCCGCCTCGATGCGATAACGGCCAACGCCGGCGGCGATTCCGTCAGCGTCTTACGCGGCGCCAGCGCCGGCATCTTCGCAGCAGCGCAGGAATTCGCTGCCGGTGGTCAACCGGTTGCCATCGCGGTCGCTGACCTCAACGCCGATAACTATCTCGACGCCGTAACCGCCGACCAGGCCGATAGCACGGTCTCGGTGTTGATGAACTTGACCGGAATCGTGACCCCGCCGCCGACGCCCACGACCGAACCCGGGCCGGAACTGACCGTAGGAAGCGGCGAGGTGGTTGGCGGCGGGGCAACACCGATAGTGGTCAGCCTCCAAACCAACGGCAGCGACGTCGCTGCGGTCCAGAACGACATCGTCTTCGACGCCGGCCACCTCGCACTGAGCGAGGACGATTGTGTCGTCGCTCCCGGCATCGGCAAGGAGCTGAACATCAACATCACGGCGGACAACGGCGGGCAAGCGGCGCTGCGGGCGATCGTGATCTCGTTGGGCGACACCAGCCCGATTGCGGACGGCCCGCTTTATACTTGCATTTTCACCGTCCTGCCCGGAACCCCCGCGGGCGTGTATGCGCTGGCGGTACGGGCGGCGGTGGCGAGCGACGGCAGCGGCGACGCCGTGCCCAATCTCACGACCGCAGATGGTGCCATCACGGTCGTCGAGCCGAGCCCGACCCGCACCGCGACCGCCACGCGCACGCCCTCGGTCACGGCCACAGCGACGCCGACGCGAACGCCCACTCCATCACCGACGGTGACGCCCACGTCGACGCCGACACCGAGTCCGACCCACACCATCACCCCGACCGGTACGCGCAGCCCGAGCTCGACGCCGACACCATCGTTCACGCCGACACCGAGCCCGACCCACACCATCACGCCAACCGGTACGCGCAGCCCGAGCCTGACGCCGACACCATCGTTGACGCCGACACCGAGCCCGACCCACACCATCACCCCAACCGGCACGCGCAGCCCGAGCCTGACGCCGTCAGCGACCGACACGCCCACCGCCAGCCCGACGGCCACGGCTAGCGCCCCGGCGCCCGTTTGCTCCGGCGATTGCGACGGCTCGAACGACGTGACCATCGACGAACTAGTCCTAGCCGTTAACATTAGCTTAGGCAGCAGCCCCGCTTCCGCCTGTCCCGAGGCCGATGTCGACGGTGACGGCGAGGTTACGATCGACGAGCTTGTCAGAGCGGTGAACAACAGCCTCGACGGCTGTCCGAGTTGAACCAGGCTAAGCGCCGTGCCGCCCGCGCCGAGCGCAGGCGCGGTTCCCATGGCGGGAGAAGCTGCCGGGCTGACTCGGCGCCCGCGCTTGGAGTCGGGTCAGAACGGGATGTCGTCTTCCGGACCGGCGGGCGGGCCCGCGTCTTCGCCGGCGGGGACGGCAAAGCCGGCATCCTGCTGCGTGATGCGGGCGCCACCGCCACCGCTGCCAAGGAAGCGCACGTCACGCGCGGTAATTTCGGTGATGTAGCGCTTGTTGCCGTCCTTGTCGTCGTAGCTGCGGGTATGGATGGAGCCTTCGACGTACACCTGGCGGCCTTTGGCGAGGTATTGGCCGCAGGTTTCCGCTTGCTTGCCCCACACCACCACGTTGTGCCACTCGGTGCGCTCCTGCTTCTGGCCCTGCTGATCGGTCCAGCGCTCGGAGGTCGCCACCGAGAACTTGCACACGGCCTTGCCGCTGGGGGTGAAGCGGACGTCAGGGTCCTTGCCGAGATTGCCGACGATGATGACTTTGTTGACCAC
Above is a window of Deltaproteobacteria bacterium DNA encoding:
- a CDS encoding VCBS repeat-containing protein, translating into MRARVSVRSPAASRDLLPSVLGRAAVLAWLLLAAAARASTPVTFAPAVSYTTGAAPKAVSAADFNGDGRLDLATADSAADSVSILPGVGAGAFAPVALTITVGTGPAALATADLNNDTRPDLAVANQGSGTVSLLLATGFGFAAPITLNLSSPSAAPGALTLGHFDSDTNIDLAVAEYGGNRVEVFLGQGDGTFIAGDQLIFQPRPTAIATGDLDGDADLDLVLTRGIGTAAIFINDAGHFVGYGDIGAAAGPTAIAAADVNGDGRADLMVAGSADDRVVVLSGNGDGTFNPPVQFVAGDHPQALALADFDRDGRLDAITANAGGDSVSVLRGASAGIFAAAQEFAAGGQPVAIAVADLNADNYLDAVTADQADSTVSVLMNLTGIVTPPPTPTTEPGPELTVGSGEVVGGGATPIVVSLQTNGSDVAAVQNDIVFDAGHLALSEDDCVVAPGIGKELNINITADNGGQAALRAIVISLGDTSPIADGPLYTCIFTVLPGTPAGVYALAVRAAVASDGSGDAVPNLTTADGAITVVEPSPTRTATATRTPSVTATATPTRTPTPSPTVTPTSTPTPSPTHTITPTGTRSPSSTPTPSFTPTPSPTHTITPTGTRSPSLTPTPSLTPTPSPTHTITPTGTRSPSLTPSATDTPTASPTATASAPAPVCSGDCDGSNDVTIDELVLAVNISLGSSPASACPEADVDGDGEVTIDELVRAVNNSLDGCPS
- a CDS encoding single-stranded DNA-binding protein; amino-acid sequence: MVNKVIIVGNLGKDPDVRFTPSGKAVCKFSVATSERWTDQQGQKQERTEWHNVVVWGKQAETCGQYLAKGRQVYVEGSIHTRSYDDKDGNKRYITEITARDVRFLGSGGGGARITQQDAGFAVPAGEDAGPPAGPEDDIPF